A single genomic interval of Labilibaculum sp. DW002 harbors:
- the pgmB gene encoding beta-phosphoglucomutase, whose amino-acid sequence MEKISACIFDLDGVVVDTAKYHYIAWKSLANGLGFDFTEEDNERLKGVSRMRSLEILMEIGGVDLDEETQLKLAAKKNEEYLEYILKMTPEEILPGVKDFFEDLKAKGIKIALGSASKNAMTILEQLKLTSYFDAIVDGTHVSKAKPDPEVFLKGAELLNSEPANCVVFEDAEAGVEAAINGGMRCVGIGSPDVLNKANFVVPGFVGFSMAQLNF is encoded by the coding sequence ATGGAAAAGATTAGTGCATGTATTTTTGATTTAGATGGTGTTGTTGTCGATACAGCAAAATACCACTATATAGCTTGGAAAAGCTTGGCCAATGGTTTAGGCTTCGATTTTACAGAGGAAGATAATGAGCGTTTAAAAGGTGTAAGCCGAATGCGTTCTCTCGAAATTCTTATGGAAATTGGAGGAGTTGATCTTGATGAAGAGACTCAATTGAAACTAGCAGCTAAAAAGAATGAGGAATATTTAGAATACATTCTTAAGATGACGCCTGAAGAAATTCTTCCAGGTGTAAAAGATTTTTTTGAGGACTTAAAGGCAAAAGGTATTAAGATTGCTTTAGGTTCTGCAAGCAAGAATGCCATGACCATTCTTGAACAACTAAAATTGACATCATATTTCGATGCTATCGTTGATGGAACTCATGTTAGCAAAGCAAAACCAGACCCTGAAGTATTTCTTAAGGGAGCGGAACTTTTAAATTCTGAACCTGCCAACTGTGTGGTGTTTGAGGATGCTGAAGCGGGGGTTGAAGCTGCTATAAATGGCGGAATGCGATGTGTTGGGATAGGTTCTCCTGATGTTTTGAATAAAGCCAATTTTGTAGTTCCTGGATTTGTTGGGTTCTCTATGGCTCAATTAAACTTTTAA
- a CDS encoding SusC/RagA family TonB-linked outer membrane protein has product MKLNISMFRKLLLLLVLVCSITISQAQEKTVTGTVTDANDGMGIPGVSIVVKGTTVGTSTDIDGKFTISVDANATIIYSFVGYRPQEVLVGNQTQINIILSVETENLSEVVVIGYGTVKKEDKTGSVSSVSSKDFNKGNITSPQDLLVGKSAGVVITSAGGAPGSGSTIRIRGGSSFNASNDPLIIVDGMPIESVGNNVSGSSNALSFINPNDIETFTVLKDASSTAIYGSRASNGVILITTKKGKKGSPLKVNYSGSVSVASAIDYIDVFSGDQVRKIANENRNLYDAVNYDKLGTENTDWQKEIFRTAISHDHNLAFSGSKKNLPYRVSLGYTDQNGILQTSEMQRTTGTLNLNPSFFNDALKVNMNAKFMMTNNNFGDDGAIGSAISMDPTQPIKDGNTNSDGYYQWQNYGANLGTPNPVEQAKAVNNKADVYRFVGNLKLNYTLPFVTGMQANLNLATDYAKSDGQNNRPTTSPSTLVPSAWGKLSDYTAKNKNNLLDFYLNYKKEFNTDHRLDVTAGYSWQHFEREDTNYTRSIEDADHPLQVDNDTASETENYLVSFFGRMNYALMNKYLFTGTFRYDGSSRFSEDNRWGFFPSAAFAWKMHEESFLKDVDVVSNLKLRLGWGITGQQDISDNDYPYQAQYITSQQGYYYPINGSFIPTLRPNTYDPDIKWEETTTQNIAVDFGFLNNRINGTIDYYFRETKNLLNNVTIPSGSNFSNRLYTNVGSLENKGIEVSLNVVAISTPDMSLNIGLNYTHNENKLTKLLLTDDPEYIGVTEGGGMTGVRQITRVGEAAHSFFVNSQVYDANGKPIEGLYDDLAGNGGVISGDNANKYIYHNPTPEDIFGISARFNYKKFDMSTSLRANIGNYVLNQVAAGASYDQMQQIGYWKNMPTYLGETNFVKRQFTSDYFIQNASFLKMDNLSAGYTFDKFAGKDINARVSFTVQNVFTITKYDGLDPEVDGGVDDNFYPRPRTFTMGVNLTF; this is encoded by the coding sequence ATGAAACTTAACATTAGTATGTTCAGAAAGCTGCTTCTCCTGTTAGTTTTGGTATGCTCAATTACCATTTCGCAAGCACAGGAAAAAACAGTTACTGGTACAGTTACCGATGCAAACGATGGCATGGGAATCCCTGGTGTTTCCATAGTTGTAAAAGGAACAACAGTAGGAACAAGTACTGATATCGATGGTAAATTTACTATCTCTGTAGATGCCAACGCTACAATAATTTACTCCTTTGTAGGATATCGTCCTCAAGAAGTATTAGTTGGTAACCAAACTCAAATCAATATTATATTGAGTGTTGAAACCGAAAATCTTTCAGAAGTAGTTGTGATCGGTTACGGTACCGTTAAAAAAGAAGACAAGACCGGTTCTGTTTCAAGCGTTTCTTCAAAAGATTTTAATAAAGGTAACATTACCTCACCACAAGATCTTTTAGTAGGTAAATCTGCCGGAGTTGTTATTACTTCAGCTGGTGGTGCTCCTGGTTCTGGATCTACAATTCGTATTCGTGGAGGTTCTTCTTTCAATGCATCAAATGATCCATTAATTATTGTTGATGGAATGCCAATTGAAAGTGTTGGAAACAATGTAAGTGGTAGTTCAAATGCTCTATCATTCATCAATCCAAATGACATTGAAACATTTACCGTATTAAAAGATGCATCATCGACAGCAATTTACGGATCTCGTGCTTCCAATGGTGTCATTCTTATTACAACTAAAAAAGGTAAAAAAGGATCTCCTTTAAAAGTAAACTACAGTGGAAGTGTTTCTGTTGCCTCAGCAATTGATTATATCGATGTTTTTTCTGGTGATCAGGTAAGAAAAATTGCCAATGAGAACAGAAATCTATACGATGCTGTAAATTATGACAAATTAGGAACTGAAAATACTGACTGGCAGAAAGAAATCTTCCGTACAGCGATATCTCACGATCATAATTTAGCTTTTTCAGGATCGAAGAAAAACCTTCCTTATCGTGTTTCTTTAGGATATACAGATCAAAATGGTATTTTGCAAACTTCTGAAATGCAAAGAACCACTGGAACCTTAAATTTAAACCCTAGCTTTTTTAATGATGCTCTTAAGGTAAACATGAATGCTAAGTTCATGATGACCAATAATAATTTTGGTGATGATGGAGCAATTGGTTCTGCAATTTCAATGGATCCAACGCAACCTATCAAAGATGGTAACACAAACTCAGATGGTTATTACCAGTGGCAAAATTATGGTGCTAACCTTGGTACACCAAATCCGGTAGAACAAGCTAAGGCTGTAAATAACAAAGCTGACGTATATCGATTTGTTGGAAACCTGAAATTAAATTACACGCTTCCTTTCGTAACAGGGATGCAAGCTAATTTAAACCTTGCTACTGACTATGCTAAAAGTGATGGACAGAATAATCGTCCAACAACTTCACCGTCAACTTTGGTTCCTTCTGCTTGGGGTAAGTTAAGTGATTATACTGCCAAGAATAAGAACAATCTTCTTGATTTCTATTTGAACTACAAAAAAGAATTCAATACAGATCACAGATTAGATGTAACTGCAGGATATTCATGGCAGCATTTTGAAAGAGAAGATACTAACTACACAAGATCAATAGAAGATGCTGATCACCCATTACAGGTTGATAATGATACAGCTTCTGAAACCGAAAATTACCTTGTTTCATTCTTTGGTCGTATGAACTATGCCTTAATGAATAAATATCTTTTTACAGGAACATTTAGATATGATGGATCTTCAAGATTTTCTGAAGATAACCGTTGGGGATTTTTCCCTTCTGCTGCATTTGCTTGGAAAATGCATGAAGAATCGTTCCTAAAAGATGTAGATGTTGTTTCTAATCTTAAGCTAAGATTAGGTTGGGGTATTACAGGTCAGCAAGATATCTCGGATAATGATTATCCTTATCAAGCACAATACATTACATCTCAACAAGGTTACTACTACCCAATTAATGGTTCATTCATTCCTACGTTAAGACCAAACACGTATGATCCTGATATTAAATGGGAAGAAACTACAACTCAGAATATAGCTGTTGATTTTGGTTTTTTAAATAATCGTATTAATGGTACAATCGATTACTATTTTAGAGAAACAAAAAATCTATTAAATAATGTAACTATTCCTAGTGGAAGTAATTTCTCTAATAGATTATATACTAATGTTGGTAGTCTTGAAAACAAAGGTATTGAAGTTTCATTAAACGTTGTTGCAATTTCTACTCCAGATATGTCTTTAAATATTGGACTGAATTACACACACAACGAGAATAAACTAACTAAATTACTACTAACAGATGATCCTGAATACATTGGTGTTACTGAAGGTGGAGGTATGACAGGTGTTAGACAAATCACTAGAGTTGGTGAAGCTGCACATTCATTCTTTGTAAATTCTCAAGTTTATGACGCTAATGGTAAGCCGATTGAAGGACTTTATGATGATTTAGCTGGTAATGGTGGTGTGATTAGTGGAGATAACGCTAACAAGTACATCTATCACAATCCTACTCCTGAAGATATCTTTGGTATCTCTGCTCGTTTCAATTACAAGAAATTTGATATGTCAACATCCTTGCGTGCTAACATTGGCAACTACGTTTTAAACCAAGTAGCAGCAGGTGCGTCATATGATCAAATGCAACAAATCGGTTACTGGAAAAATATGCCAACCTATTTGGGCGAAACGAATTTTGTTAAACGTCAATTTACTTCTGATTATTTTATCCAGAATGCATCATTCTTGAAAATGGATAATCTTAGTGCTGGATACACTTTTGATAAATTTGCAGGAAAAGATATTAATGCAAGGGTAAGTTTTACCGTTCAGAATGTATTTACAATTACAAAATATGATGGTCTTGATCCTGAAGTTGATGGCGGAGTTGATGATAACTTTTATCCTAGACCACGCACATTTACAATGGGTGTAAACTTAACGTTCTAA
- a CDS encoding SusE domain-containing protein — MKKYYIILFALVGVLGFFTSCDKDGDQLELSDPVIAPTLSLPDLTLVRANGTQSVVFSCTPVEPGFTASATYFLEACPTGNNFENVTRIYNGITCDNIELTVNQLNSILLDGFPEDATSSADFRIRCVLEADAGLGVADLEYFSEIQTGNVTIFGLLRLDVLVPGSETQKIKSPGSDGIYEGFVKFGAGDAFTLLDPDNAINYGAGGSGLAVDGPGIAVIDAGWHKIVANINDLTITDENYFIGLVGSATPNGWDAPDSKMDYDADTKTWTITIDLVVGAAKFRRNDGWAWNMGFTEGTEGALTGTTQQGGVGNDIPITEAGNYTVIFTILSDDAGTYEFIKN, encoded by the coding sequence ATGAAAAAATATTATATAATATTATTCGCCTTGGTTGGGGTATTAGGCTTTTTCACAAGTTGTGATAAAGACGGTGATCAACTAGAATTGAGCGATCCTGTAATTGCACCTACCCTATCGTTACCAGATTTAACACTGGTTAGGGCTAACGGAACTCAGAGCGTTGTTTTTTCTTGTACTCCAGTAGAACCTGGATTTACAGCTTCAGCGACATATTTCCTTGAGGCATGTCCTACTGGTAATAATTTTGAAAACGTAACTCGAATTTACAATGGAATCACATGTGATAACATTGAATTAACTGTAAATCAACTAAATTCAATTCTTTTAGATGGATTTCCTGAAGATGCAACATCATCTGCAGATTTCAGAATTAGATGTGTATTGGAAGCTGATGCAGGTCTTGGCGTTGCTGATTTAGAGTACTTCTCAGAAATTCAAACAGGGAATGTTACTATTTTTGGACTACTTCGTTTAGATGTTCTTGTTCCAGGATCAGAGACTCAGAAAATTAAATCACCAGGTAGCGATGGCATCTATGAAGGTTTTGTAAAATTCGGAGCAGGTGATGCTTTTACTTTACTTGATCCTGATAATGCAATTAATTACGGTGCTGGTGGATCTGGGCTTGCCGTAGATGGCCCTGGTATAGCTGTTATTGATGCTGGATGGCATAAAATTGTTGCTAACATTAATGATCTTACCATTACAGATGAGAACTATTTCATAGGACTTGTTGGTAGCGCTACTCCTAACGGATGGGATGCTCCAGATTCAAAAATGGACTACGATGCTGATACTAAAACCTGGACAATTACGATTGACCTTGTTGTTGGAGCTGCCAAGTTCAGAAGAAATGATGGTTGGGCTTGGAATATGGGATTCACTGAAGGTACTGAAGGTGCTTTAACAGGTACTACTCAACAAGGTGGTGTTGGAAATGATATTCCAATCACTGAAGCTGGTAACTATACTGTTATCTTCACAATCCTGAGTGATGACGCTGGTACTTACGAATTTATTAAGAACTAA
- a CDS encoding RagB/SusD family nutrient uptake outer membrane protein, whose protein sequence is MKKIYIIFSILITAMVYTSCVNDLDVKPTDPNKILAGNLGDDPAYMEQTLAKLYASFIISGQGDGDADISSSDDGFFITMRALWNLQTITTDEGINAWGDVGISDLNTQTWSAQNPFLTAVYQRLSLSVTYANDFLNVTAGNTDPAVVKYRAEARFLRAFAYYWLMDLFANPPFTIEADGVGKYFPEQIQRADLFDFIIDELKAIEPDLGEPGSSYPQADKATCWMLLAKTYLNAEVYTGTAQWDECKIYCDKVIASNAYSLAADYRQNFSADNDRQHGNNEMIFAFAEDGLNTQGNGGTTFIIQSSSDATYLPAETFHGLTSNTNWNGNRARKDLMNILVDTIAVYGNVPVPATDPLFALAPDKRIYLGQKRSIDIPSPSSSGDFGVGVYKFTAKNHDGTEAANYSPTFASTDFPVFRLADAYLMRAEALFNTDKPGEALTDINLIRERAYGDDSGNITVGDLTSDFILDERAREFYYEGQRRTDLVRFGKFTGGAYVWQWKGGTHDGTSTSSHLNIFPIPGDEISANPNIKQNDGY, encoded by the coding sequence ATGAAGAAAATATATATAATATTCAGTATCCTAATCACTGCAATGGTGTATACATCTTGCGTAAATGATTTGGATGTGAAGCCAACTGATCCAAATAAAATTTTGGCAGGTAATCTTGGCGACGATCCGGCATATATGGAACAAACTTTGGCCAAATTGTATGCAAGTTTTATCATTTCTGGCCAAGGTGATGGTGATGCAGATATCTCTTCAAGTGATGATGGTTTCTTTATTACAATGAGAGCTCTTTGGAACTTGCAAACCATTACTACTGACGAAGGAATTAATGCCTGGGGTGATGTTGGTATTTCTGATTTGAATACTCAAACATGGAGTGCTCAAAATCCATTCTTAACTGCAGTTTATCAACGCTTAAGCTTAAGTGTTACTTATGCAAATGACTTTTTAAATGTTACTGCAGGGAATACTGATCCTGCTGTTGTTAAATATCGTGCCGAAGCGAGATTTTTAAGAGCTTTTGCCTACTATTGGTTAATGGATCTATTTGCAAACCCTCCATTCACAATCGAAGCAGACGGTGTTGGTAAATATTTCCCAGAACAGATTCAACGTGCTGATCTATTCGATTTTATAATTGATGAATTGAAAGCTATTGAACCAGATTTGGGAGAGCCAGGATCAAGCTATCCACAAGCAGATAAAGCTACATGTTGGATGCTTCTTGCAAAAACTTACCTTAATGCTGAAGTTTATACAGGAACTGCACAGTGGGATGAATGTAAAATCTATTGCGATAAAGTTATCGCAAGCAATGCTTATTCTTTAGCTGCAGATTACAGACAAAACTTTAGTGCAGATAATGACCGTCAGCATGGTAACAATGAAATGATTTTTGCTTTCGCTGAAGATGGCCTTAATACTCAAGGTAATGGTGGAACAACTTTCATCATTCAGTCATCAAGTGATGCTACCTATCTTCCTGCTGAAACATTCCATGGATTAACTTCAAATACGAACTGGAATGGTAACCGTGCAAGAAAAGATCTAATGAATATATTGGTTGATACGATTGCAGTATATGGTAATGTACCTGTTCCTGCAACGGACCCATTATTCGCCCTTGCTCCTGACAAAAGAATTTACTTAGGTCAAAAACGATCAATTGATATTCCTTCTCCGTCTTCAAGTGGAGACTTTGGAGTAGGTGTTTACAAATTTACTGCAAAAAATCACGATGGTACAGAAGCGGCTAATTACAGTCCTACTTTTGCATCAACAGATTTCCCTGTGTTCCGTTTGGCAGATGCTTACTTAATGAGAGCTGAAGCTTTATTCAATACCGATAAACCAGGTGAAGCTCTTACCGATATTAACCTTATCAGAGAAAGAGCTTATGGAGACGACAGTGGAAATATTACTGTTGGAGACTTAACTTCTGACTTTATACTTGATGAACGAGCACGTGAATTCTACTATGAAGGACAAAGACGTACTGACCTAGTTCGTTTTGGAAAATTCACAGGTGGAGCTTATGTGTGGCAATGGAAAGGTGGAACTCATGATGGAACTAGTACTAGTAGCCATTTAAATATCTTCCCTATTCCTGGAGATGAGATCTCTGCAAATCCTAACATCAAGCAAAATGATGGTTATTAA
- a CDS encoding MFS transporter: MNKQPRLNFWQIWNLSFGFLGVQFGFALQNANASRILSNLGADLHSLSLFWLVAPVMGLLIQPVVGAASDKTWNRFGRRSPYILGGAILSMIAMFFMPNAPYVISAGGVGALIFGALMLAVMDGSFNVTFQPFRALVADMTPEEQRNVGYSIQSFLINVGAVIGSALPFLLTWMGVQNNAPAGEVAPSVIWSFYLGGSILLLSVLVTVFKTKEYPPEKFEAYNNITAEDKEKKESFFYLLRNMPKTMKQLAVVQLFSWFPLFLMWVYATPAFAQHYWNTPIGDAGSPAYNEAANWVGLCFAAYSLFAALFSVAMPSLIRKTSRKFVYAIALLSGGIGFISTYLFHDPNMLFVSMIGIGVAWAAILAMPYAILSGSLPAKRMGIYMGLFNLTVVIPQIVSGLFGGSILKIFFHEQAIYILVLAGVMMMLGAVSVFFIKAEETSNS, translated from the coding sequence ATGAATAAACAACCTCGTTTAAATTTTTGGCAGATCTGGAATTTAAGTTTCGGCTTTTTAGGTGTGCAATTTGGTTTTGCATTACAAAATGCCAATGCCAGTAGAATTCTGTCGAATTTAGGTGCTGATTTGCACTCATTGTCATTATTTTGGTTAGTTGCCCCAGTTATGGGGCTGTTAATACAGCCTGTTGTTGGTGCAGCTAGTGATAAAACTTGGAATCGATTTGGTAGAAGATCACCTTATATTTTAGGTGGTGCAATTTTATCAATGATAGCAATGTTTTTTATGCCTAATGCTCCCTATGTAATTTCTGCAGGAGGAGTAGGTGCCCTAATATTTGGTGCTTTAATGCTAGCAGTAATGGATGGTTCATTTAATGTAACCTTTCAACCATTTAGAGCACTTGTGGCTGATATGACGCCTGAAGAGCAAAGAAATGTAGGCTATTCAATCCAAAGTTTTCTAATTAATGTTGGTGCTGTAATTGGTTCGGCATTGCCTTTTTTACTGACTTGGATGGGGGTACAAAATAATGCTCCAGCTGGTGAGGTTGCGCCCTCAGTAATTTGGTCATTCTACTTAGGAGGTTCAATATTACTGTTGAGTGTATTAGTGACTGTATTTAAAACTAAAGAATATCCTCCGGAGAAATTTGAAGCCTATAATAATATTACGGCTGAGGATAAAGAAAAGAAAGAAAGCTTTTTCTACTTGTTAAGAAATATGCCGAAAACAATGAAGCAATTGGCTGTTGTTCAATTATTCTCTTGGTTTCCTCTTTTCTTGATGTGGGTTTACGCAACGCCTGCTTTTGCGCAACATTATTGGAATACACCAATTGGTGATGCAGGATCTCCTGCTTATAATGAAGCTGCTAACTGGGTAGGACTGTGTTTCGCAGCTTACAGTTTATTTGCTGCTCTGTTTTCAGTGGCAATGCCTTCTTTAATTCGTAAGACCAGCCGAAAATTTGTGTATGCAATTGCACTTCTATCTGGAGGTATTGGATTCATTTCTACTTATTTATTTCATGATCCTAATATGTTATTTGTTTCAATGATAGGAATTGGAGTAGCATGGGCAGCAATTTTAGCAATGCCATATGCCATTCTATCTGGTTCATTGCCTGCAAAACGTATGGGGATTTATATGGGCTTATTCAACTTAACGGTTGTAATTCCACAAATTGTAAGTGGTCTGTTTGGTGGATCTATTTTAAAAATATTCTTCCATGAACAAGCAATTTACATTTTAGTACTTGCTGGTGTCATGATGATGCTTGGTGCAGTTTCTGTATTTTTTATCAAAGCAGAAGAAACTTCAAATTCATAA
- a CDS encoding LacI family DNA-binding transcriptional regulator, translating to MRSGQVTIKDIAKELGISASTVSRALKDHPDISVKTKEAVNALAKAWNYKPNAVALSLRSSKSNVIGVIIPEIVHHFFSSVISGIEKIAHDAGYNVMIFQSNESFKRELDNAQALLSSRVDGVLVSMSKETKDFDHFRELRSNGIPIVFFDRICNELSSDNVIVDDFAGAFSAVQHLIDTGCKRIAHLSAPQHMLLGQNRQKGYRQALVKNKLPFVEDLVIKCDSFDEAIIKTPDLLNMAEPPDAIFAVNEMTAAGALSVIKKFGLKVPEDISIIGFTDGLVSRVTDPALTTLEQHGHEVGLKATELLVDRIVEGNMDYEPVTKVVKTNLIVRESTKRI from the coding sequence ATGAGAAGCGGGCAGGTAACGATTAAAGATATTGCAAAAGAATTAGGTATTTCAGCTTCAACAGTTTCAAGAGCTTTAAAAGATCATCCTGATATTAGTGTAAAAACTAAGGAAGCGGTAAATGCATTAGCAAAAGCTTGGAATTATAAGCCTAATGCAGTTGCCTTAAGCTTAAGGAGTAGTAAGAGTAATGTTATTGGTGTTATTATCCCCGAAATTGTTCACCATTTCTTTTCGTCTGTTATCAGTGGTATTGAGAAAATTGCTCACGATGCTGGTTATAATGTAATGATTTTTCAATCGAATGAATCTTTTAAACGAGAACTAGATAATGCACAAGCCTTGTTGTCTAGCCGGGTAGATGGTGTTTTGGTTTCAATGTCAAAAGAAACAAAGGATTTTGATCATTTTAGAGAGTTAAGAAGTAACGGGATACCCATTGTGTTTTTTGATCGTATTTGTAATGAATTATCATCAGATAATGTGATTGTTGATGATTTTGCGGGAGCTTTTTCCGCAGTGCAACATCTTATAGATACGGGCTGTAAACGTATTGCTCATTTATCAGCGCCACAGCATATGTTATTAGGGCAAAATAGACAAAAAGGATACAGGCAAGCTTTGGTAAAGAACAAATTACCTTTTGTCGAAGACTTGGTAATCAAATGTGATAGTTTTGATGAGGCCATCATTAAGACTCCTGACCTACTAAATATGGCGGAGCCACCAGATGCAATTTTTGCTGTAAATGAAATGACCGCAGCAGGTGCATTGTCGGTAATTAAGAAATTTGGCTTAAAAGTGCCTGAAGATATTTCGATTATTGGTTTTACTGATGGTTTAGTTTCTCGAGTAACTGATCCTGCATTGACAACACTGGAGCAGCATGGTCATGAAGTAGGATTAAAAGCAACAGAATTGTTAGTTGACCGAATAGTCGAGGGGAATATGGATTACGAACCTGTCACAAAGGTTGTGAAAACGAACTTAATTGTACGTGAATCTACTAAGCGTATATAA
- a CDS encoding SusF/SusE family outer membrane protein gives MKNNIITKLLGLAFITLFVVFVGCDKDDLIKLDAEMATWKNDGITSTSVLLSGIVVAEGEGIAEYGVVWGLNENPTTADSKKVADKVEKAVYWITVDGLENLTVYNYRAYVITVDGNTIYGENDTFSTLANIATVTATDATGITDIFAQIAVNVPYDGKAEVTSKGVCWNTELTPTIENDTTLNGKGIGEFTADLTGLLPNTMYYARAYAVNSVGIAYSSEVSFTTTIGVPVLTTDSVRDITKTEANVYGNVIVTGGVDITERGFVYSMTENPTTADTKIVDAANTTGEMTAALSGLASGKAYHVRAFATNSEGTAYGDNINFSTLSDITTWYVPGGYVAASYPGTTFADWSPADSPYVMNTVDNPTTLEGFVYMATANNEWKFASQPNWDGPNYGEGANAGELDASGGNFQSPAGYYKLNVDMSTTPMTYTAVSTDWGVIGDASPGGWDTDTNLSYDAATQTWRGTVHLAGGSFKFRANDGWDINYGSSTANEVLNAGGDNIANDVEADYDITLDLSTPNTYTYSANRWGLIGDATPGGWDTDTDMTWDATNSVFTATLDLTGGGSYKFRANDGWDVNLGGALDGLTPGGDNLAITEDGNYTITLNTMTNVATVTKN, from the coding sequence ATGAAAAATAATATAATTACAAAATTATTGGGACTGGCCTTTATCACTCTTTTTGTAGTGTTTGTCGGTTGCGATAAAGATGATCTGATTAAACTGGATGCCGAAATGGCAACCTGGAAAAATGATGGAATTACATCTACCTCTGTTTTACTTAGTGGAATTGTAGTTGCAGAAGGAGAAGGTATTGCTGAATATGGAGTCGTATGGGGATTAAATGAAAATCCTACAACTGCTGATTCTAAAAAAGTGGCTGATAAAGTTGAAAAAGCTGTTTATTGGATTACTGTTGATGGTTTAGAAAACCTTACTGTTTACAATTATAGAGCGTACGTAATAACTGTAGATGGTAATACCATTTATGGTGAAAACGATACTTTCTCAACTCTTGCAAATATTGCAACAGTTACAGCAACTGATGCTACAGGTATTACAGATATCTTTGCTCAAATAGCTGTAAATGTTCCTTACGATGGAAAAGCAGAAGTTACATCAAAAGGTGTTTGTTGGAATACTGAGCTTACTCCTACTATCGAAAATGACACAACATTAAATGGAAAAGGAATTGGTGAATTTACTGCTGATTTAACTGGACTATTGCCAAATACGATGTACTATGCACGTGCATATGCAGTAAATAGTGTTGGAATCGCCTACAGTAGCGAAGTGTCATTCACAACTACTATTGGTGTTCCTGTATTAACTACGGACAGTGTAAGAGATATCACGAAAACTGAAGCTAATGTTTATGGTAACGTGATTGTAACTGGAGGAGTGGATATTACGGAGAGAGGTTTTGTTTACTCAATGACAGAAAATCCAACAACTGCAGATACTAAGATTGTAGACGCAGCTAACACCACTGGTGAGATGACTGCCGCTCTTTCTGGATTGGCTTCAGGAAAAGCATACCATGTTAGAGCCTTCGCAACTAATAGTGAAGGAACTGCTTATGGCGATAACATTAATTTCTCTACACTATCAGATATTACAACCTGGTACGTTCCTGGAGGTTATGTTGCTGCAAGTTATCCTGGAACAACTTTCGCTGATTGGAGTCCTGCAGACTCTCCTTATGTAATGAACACAGTAGATAATCCAACTACATTAGAAGGATTTGTTTACATGGCTACTGCAAATAACGAGTGGAAGTTTGCTTCTCAGCCAAATTGGGATGGTCCTAATTATGGTGAAGGTGCTAATGCAGGAGAATTAGATGCAAGTGGAGGCAATTTCCAATCACCTGCTGGATACTATAAATTAAATGTTGATATGTCTACCACACCAATGACTTACACGGCTGTTTCTACAGATTGGGGTGTAATTGGTGATGCTAGTCCTGGTGGATGGGATACTGACACTAATTTATCATACGATGCTGCAACTCAAACTTGGAGAGGAACTGTTCACCTTGCTGGTGGTTCATTTAAATTCAGAGCTAATGATGGTTGGGATATCAACTATGGTAGTTCTACTGCAAATGAAGTTTTAAATGCAGGTGGTGATAACATTGCAAATGATGTTGAAGCTGATTACGATATCACACTTGACCTAAGTACACCAAATACATACACCTATTCTGCAAACAGATGGGGACTTATTGGTGATGCTACTCCTGGTGGATGGGATACCGATACAGATATGACATGGGATGCTACAAATAGTGTATTTACTGCAACTCTTGATTTAACTGGAGGTGGATCATACAAATTTAGAGCTAATGATGGCTGGGATGTAAATCTTGGTGGTGCATTAGATGGTTTAACTCCTGGTGGTGATAATTTAGCAATTACTGAAGATGGTAATTATACAATCACCCTGAATACAATGACAAATGTGGCTACTGTCACTAAAAACTAA